The Austwickia sp. genome includes a region encoding these proteins:
- a CDS encoding ECF transporter S component, giving the protein MSPRARRARDLPGHALLGLLTLIGLAAFGWPFVVSAPVGAGHGQDAPWLFALLVGLSGAVVLAEQGSARLDAKSVAMIGVIAALGGGMRVLSAGVAGLEPMFFVVVLAGRVLGARLAFLTGALCLLTGAFLTGAVGPWAPFQMVATGWVALAAALLPPLRGRAEVAVLAAYGLIAGLLYGLVMNLWFWPFLGASAPEGAGYVPGAPLSVNFGHYLAFYLATSLGWDLPRGLLTAALTLIAGRPLLRTLRRATRRAAFDAAPAFEPATAAPPPPDPRRDPARVAPAPRADTGGLR; this is encoded by the coding sequence ATGAGCCCCCGGGCGCGGCGGGCCCGCGACCTGCCCGGGCATGCCCTGCTCGGGCTGCTGACGCTGATCGGGCTGGCGGCGTTCGGCTGGCCGTTCGTCGTGTCCGCCCCGGTGGGCGCCGGCCACGGCCAGGACGCGCCGTGGCTGTTCGCGCTCCTTGTCGGCCTGAGCGGCGCGGTCGTCCTCGCCGAGCAGGGCAGCGCCCGGCTCGACGCCAAGTCGGTGGCGATGATCGGCGTCATCGCCGCGCTCGGCGGTGGGATGCGCGTGCTGTCCGCCGGCGTGGCCGGGCTCGAGCCGATGTTCTTCGTGGTGGTGCTGGCGGGGCGCGTGCTCGGGGCCCGGCTGGCCTTCCTCACCGGCGCGCTCTGCCTGCTGACCGGCGCCTTCCTCACCGGGGCGGTCGGGCCGTGGGCGCCGTTCCAGATGGTCGCCACCGGCTGGGTGGCCCTCGCCGCCGCGCTGTTGCCCCCGCTGCGCGGCCGGGCCGAGGTGGCGGTCCTCGCGGCGTACGGTCTCATCGCCGGTCTCCTCTACGGCCTCGTCATGAACCTGTGGTTCTGGCCGTTCCTCGGGGCCTCGGCTCCGGAGGGCGCCGGCTACGTCCCCGGGGCGCCGCTGTCGGTGAACTTCGGTCACTACCTCGCGTTCTACCTGGCCACGTCGCTGGGTTGGGACCTGCCGCGCGGCCTGCTCACCGCGGCCTTGACCCTGATCGCCGGCCGCCCCCTGCTGCGGACGCTGCGCCGGGCGACGCGCCGGGCGGCCTTCGACGCCGCGCCGGCCTTCGAGCCCGCAACTGCCGCTCCCCCGCCCCCCGATCCACGGCGCGACCCCGCCCGGGTCGCGCCCGCTCCCCGCGCCGACACCGGAGGGCTCCGATGA
- the cobU gene encoding bifunctional adenosylcobinamide kinase/adenosylcobinamide-phosphate guanylyltransferase: MTSILVLGGVRSGKSRYAERLLADAAGVRYVAPGPVPDPAADPDWAERVRLHQDRRPAHWETWETARQPAGLAEAVATAPRAVLVDCLGTWLAGLVHEAQAWDDRDRATEAVDHGLDGLIAALAVPPGPVVLVTNEVGLGVVPEHASGRLFRDLLGRINARVAEACDHVALVVAGRVLDLTAAPTVAAAAPLPSASPEAP, from the coding sequence ATGACGTCGATCCTCGTGCTGGGCGGGGTCCGCAGCGGGAAGAGCCGGTACGCCGAGCGCCTGCTCGCCGACGCGGCAGGGGTGCGGTACGTCGCGCCCGGTCCCGTCCCGGACCCGGCGGCCGACCCGGACTGGGCCGAGCGGGTCCGCCTGCACCAGGACCGGCGCCCCGCGCACTGGGAGACCTGGGAGACCGCCCGTCAGCCGGCGGGCCTCGCCGAGGCCGTCGCGACGGCACCGCGGGCGGTCCTGGTCGACTGCCTCGGCACCTGGCTCGCAGGATTGGTCCACGAGGCTCAGGCGTGGGACGACCGGGACCGGGCCACCGAGGCGGTGGACCACGGACTCGACGGACTGATCGCGGCGCTCGCGGTGCCGCCCGGCCCGGTCGTGCTGGTCACCAACGAGGTCGGCCTCGGCGTCGTCCCCGAGCACGCCTCCGGAAGACTGTTCCGGGACCTGTTGGGCCGCATCAACGCTCGCGTCGCCGAGGCCTGCGACCACGTCGCGCTGGTCGTGGCCGGGCGGGTCCTCGATCTGACCGCGGCCCCGACCGTCGCCGCGGCGGCACCGCTGCCCTCGGCGTCCCCCGAGGCGCCCTGA
- the gcvT gene encoding glycine cleavage system aminomethyltransferase GcvT yields MTDQQLQTSPLDARHRALGAKMADFGGWAMPIEYPGGGVLREHQTVRERVGIFDVSHLGKASVMGPGAADFVNRCFTNDLRKVTPPKAQYTMCCDEATGGVVDDLIQYVKSDDDVFLIPNCANTAEVVRRMRAQLPAGLDLTDLHRDYGIVAVQGPKSAEVVAALGLPTELEYMSYADATWDGAPMTVCRTGYTGEKGYELVVPWAATESVWDALVAAMEPYDGLPCGLGARDTLRTEMGYALHGHELSMDITPNMARAGWAVGWDKDAFWGKQVLSEQRAAKTCRLSWGLLVEGRGIPRADCLVKNAAGEEIGVVTSGTMSPTLRRGIALCLLDRGAAEGDSVVIDVRGRDVAAVVTKPPFVQTQVAD; encoded by the coding sequence ATGACCGATCAGCAGCTGCAGACCTCCCCGCTCGACGCTCGGCACCGGGCCCTCGGCGCCAAGATGGCCGACTTCGGCGGCTGGGCCATGCCGATCGAGTACCCGGGTGGCGGCGTGCTGCGCGAGCACCAGACGGTCCGCGAGCGGGTCGGCATTTTCGACGTCTCCCACCTCGGCAAGGCCTCGGTCATGGGGCCGGGAGCCGCCGACTTCGTCAACCGCTGCTTCACCAACGACCTCCGCAAGGTCACGCCGCCCAAGGCGCAGTACACGATGTGTTGCGACGAGGCGACCGGCGGCGTGGTCGACGACCTCATCCAGTACGTGAAGTCGGACGACGACGTCTTCCTCATCCCCAACTGCGCGAACACCGCGGAGGTGGTCCGGCGGATGCGGGCGCAGCTGCCCGCGGGTCTGGATCTGACCGATCTGCATCGCGACTACGGCATCGTCGCGGTGCAGGGTCCGAAGTCGGCGGAAGTCGTCGCCGCGCTGGGGCTGCCCACCGAGCTGGAGTACATGAGCTACGCGGACGCGACCTGGGATGGCGCCCCGATGACCGTATGCCGGACGGGCTACACCGGCGAGAAGGGCTACGAGCTCGTGGTCCCGTGGGCCGCGACCGAGTCGGTGTGGGATGCGTTGGTGGCGGCGATGGAGCCGTACGACGGGCTGCCGTGCGGCCTCGGCGCCCGGGACACGCTGCGGACCGAGATGGGGTACGCGCTGCACGGGCACGAGCTCTCGATGGACATCACGCCGAACATGGCCCGGGCCGGCTGGGCCGTCGGCTGGGACAAGGATGCTTTCTGGGGCAAGCAGGTGCTGTCGGAGCAGCGGGCGGCGAAGACCTGCCGCCTGTCCTGGGGTCTGCTGGTCGAGGGCCGGGGCATCCCGCGGGCGGACTGCCTGGTGAAGAACGCCGCCGGGGAGGAGATCGGCGTCGTCACCTCCGGGACCATGTCGCCGACCCTGCGCCGCGGCATCGCGCTCTGTCTGCTGGATCGCGGCGCGGCGGAGGGTGACTCGGTGGTCATCGACGTCCGCGGCCGCGACGTCGCCGCGGTGGTGACCAAGCCGCCGTTCGTGCAGACCCAGGTAGCGGACTGA
- a CDS encoding ATP-binding cassette domain-containing protein, with protein sequence MIDIQDLEIRFADASAPALRCPRLHAPEGEMILVCGPTGSGKSTLLGSLIGLVPHFTGGRLRGRVRVAGRDTREHRPRDLAGVVGYVHQHPATSFVTDHVEDEIAYGLETLGMAPTVMRRRVEETLDLMDLADLRTRPLRRLSGGQQQRVAIAAVLASGPELLVLDEPTSALDPVAAEEVLSALQRLVYDHGLTVVLAEHRLERVVHHADGIVLVEDGLASDVLEPTEAMATSRVFPPIVGLGRYAGWAPLPLSVRAARRAAPQLRAELAARTFPATSATLTATATSATGAVVSTAATTTAASATRPDQDAAPALDVTGLDVVRAGRRVVAGVDLAVRPGEIVAVMGRNGAGKSSLLWACAGALTAASGRISIRGRSVADYPRADRVAAVGLVPQDPADLLYAASVEEECHDADADAGLPAGSSAALLADLAGPLDPAAHPRDLSEGQRLALALAVVLLSYPAVLLLDEPTRGLDYAAKAHLVAILRRLTGDGTAVVMATHDVELAAEAATRVVLLADGEVVADDAGPNVLATSTAYAPQIARVLHPVPCLTLADVRARQALPAPAPAETP encoded by the coding sequence GGCTGGTGCCGCACTTCACCGGCGGCAGGCTGCGTGGGCGGGTCCGGGTGGCCGGGCGCGACACCCGCGAGCATCGGCCCCGCGATCTCGCCGGGGTGGTGGGCTACGTGCACCAGCACCCCGCGACGAGCTTCGTCACCGACCACGTCGAGGACGAGATCGCCTACGGCCTGGAGACCCTCGGGATGGCGCCGACCGTCATGCGGCGCCGGGTCGAGGAGACCCTCGACCTCATGGACCTCGCCGACCTGCGGACCCGGCCGCTACGGCGTCTGTCCGGGGGGCAGCAGCAGCGCGTCGCGATCGCCGCGGTCCTCGCGAGCGGCCCCGAGCTGCTCGTTCTCGACGAGCCCACCTCGGCGCTCGATCCCGTCGCTGCCGAGGAGGTGCTGTCCGCGCTGCAGCGGCTCGTCTATGACCACGGGCTGACGGTCGTGCTCGCCGAGCACCGGCTGGAGCGCGTCGTCCACCACGCCGACGGGATCGTGCTCGTCGAGGACGGCCTCGCCAGCGACGTCCTGGAGCCCACCGAGGCGATGGCGACCAGTCGCGTGTTCCCGCCGATCGTGGGCCTGGGACGGTACGCCGGGTGGGCCCCGCTCCCGCTGTCCGTGCGGGCGGCCCGCCGCGCCGCGCCGCAGCTGCGGGCCGAGCTGGCTGCCCGCACCTTCCCGGCCACCTCGGCCACCCTCACCGCCACGGCCACGTCGGCCACCGGCGCCGTCGTTTCGACCGCAGCGACCACGACCGCCGCCTCGGCGACTCGACCCGACCAGGACGCCGCCCCGGCGCTCGACGTGACCGGCCTCGACGTCGTGCGGGCCGGCCGGCGGGTCGTCGCCGGCGTCGACCTCGCGGTGCGGCCCGGGGAGATCGTGGCCGTGATGGGCCGCAACGGGGCCGGCAAGTCGAGCCTGCTGTGGGCCTGTGCCGGCGCCCTCACCGCCGCGAGCGGCCGCATCTCAATACGCGGCCGGTCCGTCGCCGACTACCCGCGCGCGGATCGGGTGGCCGCGGTGGGCCTGGTCCCACAGGACCCGGCGGACCTGCTCTACGCCGCCAGCGTCGAGGAGGAGTGCCACGACGCGGACGCCGACGCAGGGCTGCCGGCGGGGAGCTCCGCCGCGCTGTTGGCCGACCTGGCCGGACCGCTTGACCCCGCCGCCCACCCCCGCGACCTCTCGGAGGGCCAGCGCCTGGCCCTGGCGCTCGCGGTCGTGCTGCTCAGCTACCCCGCCGTCCTGCTGCTCGACGAGCCCACCCGGGGGCTGGACTACGCGGCGAAGGCGCATCTCGTCGCCATCCTGCGGCGGCTGACCGGAGACGGCACCGCCGTCGTCATGGCCACCCACGACGTCGAACTGGCCGCGGAGGCCGCCACCCGCGTGGTCCTCCTCGCGGACGGCGAGGTGGTCGCCGACGACGCGGGCCCGAACGTGCTCGCGACCTCGACGGCGTACGCCCCGCAGATCGCCCGCGTCCTGCACCCCGTGCCGTGCCTGACCTTGGCCGACGTCCGAGCCCGGCAGGCGCTCCCGGCGCCCGCCCCCGCGGAGACGCCATGA
- a CDS encoding leucyl aminopeptidase — protein MTTFALTDRAAHDADADALVVFAAPGAAAPRLLGALRPRLAQAIGDTATSLRARGSADEVTWLTHVPGVAAKAVLVAGVGGEPGQSPTAEDLRRAAGAAGRALAGRSSAAVVLPDDLPETAGAVTEGLGYGSYAFTAHRGPKGLAKADAHAPVEQIQLLGAGKPRAAAAAQTAVARAAVLVDEVHWARDLVNTAPNVLFPESFAERVRDRAPKSVAVHTYDAAALAELGCGGILGVGQGSVHPPVIVRMSYAPKGATSRLAYVGKGITFDSGGLSLKTPTGMITMKGDMGGAAAVAAAVLTIARLGLPVAVDGWLCLAENMPDGRAQRPGDVVTMADGTTCEIINTDAEGRLVLADGLVLASREQPDALVDIATLTGSAVVALGHRTAAVLANDDELQAELTAAATAAGESVWPMPIPAELMKSLKSDVADRKHSAERQGGALFAAAFLREYVGPGADSRAIPWGHLDIAGPAYNEKGAHGYTGKGGTGFGTRTLVALAEFRS, from the coding sequence GTGACCACGTTCGCGCTCACCGACCGAGCGGCCCACGACGCGGACGCCGACGCCCTGGTGGTCTTCGCGGCCCCCGGCGCGGCGGCCCCCCGCCTGTTGGGCGCGTTGCGGCCCCGACTCGCCCAGGCGATCGGCGACACCGCGACGAGCTTGCGCGCCCGAGGGTCGGCCGACGAGGTCACCTGGCTCACCCACGTGCCCGGGGTCGCGGCGAAGGCCGTCCTGGTCGCCGGGGTGGGCGGCGAGCCCGGGCAGTCCCCCACCGCCGAGGACCTGCGGCGGGCCGCGGGCGCGGCCGGGCGGGCGCTCGCCGGCCGGTCCAGCGCGGCAGTGGTGCTGCCGGACGACCTGCCCGAGACCGCGGGGGCGGTCACGGAGGGGCTGGGCTACGGCAGCTACGCCTTCACCGCGCACCGCGGCCCGAAGGGCCTGGCCAAGGCCGACGCGCACGCGCCCGTCGAGCAGATCCAGTTGCTCGGCGCCGGCAAGCCCCGCGCGGCCGCGGCGGCCCAGACGGCGGTCGCGCGCGCGGCGGTCCTGGTCGACGAGGTCCACTGGGCCCGCGATCTGGTCAACACCGCCCCGAACGTGCTCTTCCCGGAAAGCTTTGCGGAGCGAGTCCGCGACCGGGCGCCGAAGTCGGTGGCCGTCCACACGTACGACGCCGCGGCCCTGGCCGAGCTGGGCTGCGGCGGCATCCTCGGCGTCGGGCAGGGCAGCGTGCACCCGCCGGTCATCGTGCGGATGAGCTACGCGCCCAAGGGCGCGACGTCCCGCCTGGCCTATGTCGGCAAGGGCATCACGTTCGACTCCGGTGGGCTGTCGCTGAAGACGCCCACGGGGATGATCACGATGAAGGGCGACATGGGGGGGGCGGCCGCGGTCGCCGCGGCGGTGCTGACCATCGCCCGGCTCGGCCTGCCCGTCGCCGTCGACGGCTGGCTGTGCCTCGCCGAGAACATGCCCGACGGGCGGGCCCAGCGACCGGGCGACGTCGTGACCATGGCGGACGGCACCACCTGCGAGATCATCAACACCGACGCGGAGGGCCGGTTGGTCCTCGCCGACGGCCTGGTGCTCGCCTCCCGCGAACAGCCGGACGCCCTCGTCGACATCGCCACCCTCACCGGGTCGGCCGTCGTCGCGCTGGGCCACCGGACGGCCGCCGTGCTGGCGAACGACGACGAGCTGCAGGCGGAGCTGACGGCGGCCGCGACCGCCGCAGGGGAGTCGGTGTGGCCCATGCCGATCCCCGCCGAGCTCATGAAGAGCCTGAAGTCGGACGTCGCGGACCGCAAGCACTCGGCCGAACGGCAGGGGGGCGCCCTGTTCGCGGCCGCCTTCCTGCGGGAGTACGTCGGGCCGGGCGCGGACTCCCGAGCCATCCCCTGGGGGCACCTCGACATCGCCGGACCCGCGTACAACGAGAAGGGCGCGCACGGCTACACCGGCAAGGGCGGCACGGGGTTCGGCACGAGGACGCTGGTGGCCCTGGCAGAATTCCGTTCGTGA
- a CDS encoding acyltransferase: MRGADDSAAEPAERVDALDGIRALAVSLVVLFHLGVPGMAGGFLGVDVFFVLSGFLITTLLLRDIVANGRIDLTRFWARRMARLMPAALLVFLVIGVWALAAAPVFRRAGLGADLLWCLLYVGNWRFISTSSYFAFDGTTSPLLHLWSLGVEEQFYLIWPLVLQAVALLLAGMSAGRHARDDRVGARNRSTTAVMITGGVLAVVSAVLMAQLYVAAGPDRAYMGTDAKVFEPLLGAVFAAATLRPRVGELVRRYAQELMVFGLGALILAVALLGSASGPHPAYFFGGAVLTCLATVALVAGAANAPTDGGLGRLLANDGVTYLGRISYGVYLWHWPWAVWLLPDGRFNAAAALFVAAMTVASASVSYHLLELPLRTGRFRLVPPLSILRTGVVGIAVVSVIPVLLGGAPWYAGIAHSDPGPSGQASGAARQPRVMLVGDSVPLQLYGAFAEAGERSGVVIINDAHGGCAASGVVTVNPDGTPYDPVIPRLPGAPDGPICAGVIGDQKARVAKDRPTVVLWWSRYELGDFLGPGGKPVRAADPNYRAMQRNLLDAAVDRLSAGGATVVVVQPEPTGMKTADRCTADRRSEAAGECGAFLVRLRFDNQVRLQWIDVLREKAATDKRLKLVRVDDLFCRNQANPCDDRLPIAEDGRFGPPTPDYARPDGSHFAAEIRDRMAGEVLRRALAAAGSPSR; the protein is encoded by the coding sequence CTGCGAGGCGCCGACGACTCGGCGGCGGAGCCGGCGGAACGCGTCGACGCCCTGGACGGCATCCGGGCCCTCGCGGTGTCGCTGGTCGTCCTCTTCCACCTCGGGGTCCCGGGGATGGCGGGCGGCTTCCTCGGCGTCGACGTCTTCTTCGTTCTGTCCGGCTTCCTCATCACCACCCTGCTGCTGCGCGACATCGTGGCGAACGGCCGGATCGACCTCACCCGCTTCTGGGCCCGCCGGATGGCCCGCCTCATGCCGGCCGCGCTGCTGGTCTTCCTCGTCATCGGCGTGTGGGCCCTGGCCGCGGCCCCGGTGTTCCGCCGGGCCGGCCTCGGCGCTGACCTGCTGTGGTGTCTGCTCTACGTTGGCAACTGGCGCTTCATCTCGACCAGCAGCTACTTCGCCTTCGACGGGACCACCTCGCCACTGCTGCACCTGTGGTCGCTCGGCGTCGAGGAGCAGTTCTACCTCATCTGGCCGCTGGTGCTGCAGGCCGTCGCGCTGCTGCTTGCGGGAATGAGCGCGGGGCGGCACGCCCGCGACGATCGCGTGGGCGCCCGCAATCGCAGCACGACCGCCGTCATGATCACGGGTGGCGTCCTGGCGGTCGTGTCGGCGGTGCTGATGGCCCAGCTGTACGTCGCGGCCGGGCCCGATCGGGCCTACATGGGCACCGACGCCAAGGTCTTCGAGCCGCTTCTGGGGGCGGTGTTCGCGGCAGCGACGCTGCGTCCCCGGGTCGGGGAGCTGGTCCGGCGCTACGCCCAGGAGCTCATGGTCTTCGGCCTCGGCGCCCTGATCCTGGCGGTGGCCCTGCTGGGCTCGGCGAGCGGGCCCCACCCGGCGTACTTCTTCGGCGGCGCCGTGCTCACCTGCCTTGCGACCGTCGCCCTCGTCGCCGGGGCGGCCAACGCCCCCACCGACGGCGGCCTGGGGCGACTGCTGGCCAACGACGGCGTCACCTATCTGGGCCGCATCTCCTACGGCGTCTATCTGTGGCACTGGCCCTGGGCGGTGTGGCTGCTCCCCGACGGTCGGTTCAACGCCGCGGCCGCGCTGTTCGTCGCCGCGATGACCGTCGCCTCGGCGTCGGTGTCCTACCACCTGCTGGAGCTCCCGCTGCGCACCGGGCGCTTCCGGCTGGTGCCCCCGCTCAGCATCCTGCGCACCGGCGTGGTGGGGATCGCCGTCGTCAGCGTGATCCCGGTGCTGCTGGGGGGCGCCCCGTGGTACGCGGGGATCGCCCACAGCGACCCGGGCCCGTCGGGTCAGGCGTCCGGGGCGGCGCGCCAGCCGCGCGTCATGTTGGTCGGCGACAGCGTGCCGCTGCAGCTGTACGGCGCCTTCGCCGAGGCCGGCGAGCGGAGCGGGGTCGTCATCATCAACGACGCCCACGGCGGGTGCGCGGCCTCCGGGGTGGTGACGGTGAACCCGGACGGTACGCCGTACGACCCGGTCATCCCCAGGCTGCCGGGCGCACCGGACGGACCGATCTGCGCCGGCGTCATCGGCGATCAGAAGGCCCGGGTGGCGAAGGACAGGCCGACCGTCGTGCTGTGGTGGTCCCGCTACGAACTCGGCGACTTCCTCGGCCCCGGCGGCAAACCCGTGCGCGCGGCGGACCCCAACTACCGGGCGATGCAGCGCAACCTGCTGGACGCCGCCGTCGATCGGCTCTCCGCCGGGGGGGCCACGGTCGTCGTGGTCCAGCCGGAACCGACCGGCATGAAGACCGCCGACCGGTGCACCGCGGACCGGCGCAGCGAGGCCGCCGGCGAGTGCGGCGCGTTCCTCGTTCGGCTGCGGTTCGACAACCAGGTGCGCCTGCAGTGGATCGACGTCCTGCGCGAGAAGGCCGCGACCGACAAACGGCTCAAGCTCGTGCGCGTCGACGACCTGTTCTGCCGCAATCAGGCCAACCCGTGCGACGACCGCCTCCCGATCGCCGAGGACGGCCGGTTCGGGCCGCCGACCCCGGACTACGCGCGGCCCGACGGGTCCCACTTCGCCGCCGAGATCCGCGACCGGATGGCCGGCGAGGTGCTGCGCCGGGCCCTGGCCGCGGCCGGGTCGCCGTCGCGCTGA
- the lpdA gene encoding dihydrolipoyl dehydrogenase, with product MTAASAAPDRFDIVILGGGSGGYACALRAAQLGQRVALVEKAELGGTCLHRGCVPTKALLHAAEVADAVRESQRYGVRAGLDGVDMAGVHAYKDGIIGRLYKGLQGLVTTAKVEFVAGEGRLVAPDAVEVDGRRLVGAAVVLATGSYAKTLPGLEIGGRVLTSDQALRLEEVPERVVVLGGGVIGVEFASVFRSFGAEVTVVEALPRLVAAEDEAVSAQLERAFRKRKIAVRTGAPFESVTQDKTGVRVRLAGGEQIEADLLLVAVGRGPVTAGLGYEEAGVAMERGYVLADEYCRTSVPGVYAVGDIVPGLQLAHRGFAQGILVAEHIAGLDPTPIVESGIPRVTYCDPEIASVGLTEAAAREQYGADQVATYDYNLGGNGKSQILGTSGFVKVVRRVDGPVVGVHMVGARMGEQVGEAMLIVGWEALPQEVAAFIHAHPTQNEALGEAHLALAGKPLHAHG from the coding sequence ATGACCGCCGCCAGCGCCGCCCCGGACCGGTTCGACATCGTCATCCTCGGCGGCGGTAGCGGCGGCTATGCCTGCGCGCTGCGGGCCGCCCAGCTCGGCCAGCGGGTGGCGCTCGTCGAGAAGGCCGAGCTCGGGGGCACCTGCCTCCACCGCGGGTGCGTGCCGACCAAGGCGCTCCTCCACGCGGCCGAGGTCGCGGACGCGGTGCGGGAGTCGCAACGGTACGGCGTGCGCGCGGGCCTCGACGGCGTCGACATGGCCGGCGTGCACGCGTACAAGGACGGCATCATCGGCCGCCTCTACAAGGGGCTGCAGGGGCTGGTGACGACCGCCAAGGTCGAGTTCGTGGCCGGGGAGGGTCGACTTGTCGCGCCGGACGCCGTCGAGGTCGACGGCCGCCGGCTCGTCGGTGCGGCGGTGGTGCTGGCCACCGGGTCCTACGCGAAGACCCTGCCCGGTCTCGAGATCGGCGGCCGGGTGCTCACCAGCGACCAGGCCCTGCGGCTCGAGGAGGTCCCGGAGCGCGTGGTGGTCCTGGGCGGTGGCGTCATCGGGGTCGAGTTCGCCTCGGTGTTCCGCAGTTTCGGCGCGGAGGTGACCGTCGTCGAGGCGTTGCCCCGGCTGGTCGCCGCCGAGGACGAGGCCGTCTCCGCACAACTGGAGCGGGCCTTCCGCAAGCGCAAGATCGCGGTCCGCACCGGGGCACCGTTCGAGTCCGTCACGCAGGACAAGACCGGGGTGCGCGTGAGGCTGGCGGGCGGCGAGCAGATCGAGGCGGACCTGCTGCTCGTCGCGGTGGGCCGAGGGCCCGTGACGGCCGGTCTGGGGTACGAGGAGGCCGGGGTCGCGATGGAGCGGGGTTACGTGCTGGCGGACGAGTACTGCCGCACAAGCGTGCCCGGCGTCTACGCCGTCGGCGACATCGTGCCCGGGCTGCAGCTCGCGCACCGCGGCTTCGCCCAGGGCATCCTCGTCGCCGAGCACATCGCGGGGTTGGACCCGACGCCGATCGTGGAGAGCGGCATCCCGCGGGTCACCTACTGCGACCCCGAGATCGCCTCGGTGGGGCTGACCGAGGCCGCCGCCCGGGAGCAGTACGGCGCGGACCAGGTGGCGACGTACGACTACAACCTCGGCGGAAACGGCAAGAGCCAGATCCTCGGCACCAGCGGATTCGTCAAGGTCGTGCGCCGCGTCGACGGACCCGTCGTGGGGGTCCACATGGTCGGTGCTCGCATGGGCGAGCAGGTTGGGGAGGCGATGTTGATCGTGGGATGGGAGGCTCTGCCGCAGGAGGTGGCGGCGTTCATCCACGCGCACCCCACGCAGAACGAGGCCCTTGGTGAGGCGCACCTGGCCCTGGCCGGGAAGCCACTCCATGCCCACGGGTGA